In one Silene latifolia isolate original U9 population chromosome 10, ASM4854445v1, whole genome shotgun sequence genomic region, the following are encoded:
- the LOC141607549 gene encoding uncharacterized protein LOC141607549 yields the protein MNEEKKFSKFLDMLKKLEVSLPFTEVVTQIPLYIKFLKDVLTKKRSIRGDGLVALKGQCSAVLLNPMPEKLQDPGSFSIPCMVGNVSIKKALCDLGASVSILPLSIARKVGFHDMIPTSMTLQLADRSVQRPMGVIEDVPVKVGNFYFSANFVVLDIPEDQQTPIILGRPFLETGDVNISVK from the coding sequence ATGAATGAGGAGAAGAAGTTCTCCAAATTCTTGGATATGTTGAAGAAACTTGAAGTTTCATTACCTTTCACCGAGGTAGTGACACAAATACCACTATACATCAAATTCTTGAAGGATGTGTTGACAAAGAAGAGGAGTATTAGAGGAGATGGTCTAGTGGCTCTTAAGGGGCAATGTAGCGCGGTCTTACTCAATCCTATGCCAGAAAAACTacaagatccgggtagtttttctattccatgcatgGTGGGTAATGTGAGTATCAAGAAGGCACTTTGTGATCTTGGTGCTAGTGTTAGCATACTTCCGCTCTCTATTGCAAGGAAAGTTGGTTTTCATGATATGATACCTACTTCTATGACTTTGCAACTAGCTGATAGATCGGTACAAAGACCAATGGGTGTCATTGAAGATGTTCCGGTTAAAGTGGGAAATTTCTATTTTTCGGCGAACTTTGTTGTTCTAGACATTCCGGAAGACCAACAAACTCCTATTATCCTGGGAAGACCCTTCTTGGAAACCGGGGATGTCAACATAAGTGTCAAGTAA